The Linepithema humile isolate Giens D197 chromosome 2, Lhum_UNIL_v1.0, whole genome shotgun sequence genome has a segment encoding these proteins:
- the LOC136997853 gene encoding uncharacterized protein, which produces MSQDNDGAQISQVAVRVPPFWPEEPELWFAQLEGQFLLGGIMQDATKYAYAISQIDTKHAREIKDVITSPPANGKYETVKNALIQRLSISQEQRIRQLLEREEMGDRKPAQFLRHLKTLAGATVPDQLLKTLWMGRLPAQLQAILAARIDDQLEDIAEQADRIHEVTCRAIVAVTTPTSNKEDEQETLGKQVQKLTKQLAALNTRLSRQEQQTRHARKQSRSRTRKRDEDEDKSMCYYHRRFGDQAKKCTTPCTYKAKKSIEEN; this is translated from the coding sequence ATGAGTCAAGACAACGACGGCGCACAAATAAGTCAAGTGGCCGTCAGAGTACCGCCATTCTGGCCGGAAGAACCGGAATTATGGTTCGCCCAACTAGAAGGTCAATTTCTCCTTGGCGGAATCATGCAAGATGCCACAAAATACGCATACGCAATATCCCAAATCGACACAAAACACGCTAGAGAAATCAAGGATGTAATCACATCACCACCAGCAAATGGGAAATATGAAACAGTGAAAAACGCACTTATTCAAAGATTAAGCATTTCACAAGAACAACGCATCCGCCAGCTTCTAGAGCGAGAAGAGATGGGAGACCGGAAACCTGCACAATTCCTACGGCATCTAAAAACATTGGCAGGAGCAACCGTACCTGaccaattattaaaaacattatggATGGGCAGACTGCCCGCACAATTACAAGCCATCCTCGCAGCACGCATAGACGACCAATTAGAGGACATTGCAGAGCAAGCAGACCGAATACATGAGGTCACTTGCCGAGCAATAGTAGCCGTAACTACCCCCACAAGCAACAAGGAAGACGAACAAGAGACTCTAGGAAAACAAGTGCAAAAGCTAACAAAACAATTAGCAGCATTAAATACTCGTTTGAGTCGGCAGGAGCAGCAAACAAGACATGCACGAAAACAATCACGAAGTCGCACTCGAAAAAGAGATGAGGACGAAGATAAATCCATGTGCTATTATCATCGACGTTTTGGAGATCAAGCAAAGAAATGCACAACTCCATGTACATACAAGGCAAAGAAAAGCATAGAGGAAAACTAA
- the LOC136997854 gene encoding uncharacterized protein, translating to MVERLHRQLKAAIKSHETEAWTQILPVILLGIRAAVKEDIGATPAELVFGETIRIPGQFLDQTSNEQPTDEFVRHLQEKMNKLRPHLRRHGHRSTFVHKDLATSEKVFVRHDCPTRALQQPYDGPFNVLSRNDKVYRLLVNGKPINVSIDRLKSAYTLDNDEQPIEPTPADQPKPSATNKTRSGRTSKPTVRFQA from the coding sequence ATGGTAGAGAGACTACACCGGCAACTCAAAGCGGCTATCAAAAGCCACGAAACAGAAGCATGGACGCAAATTCTTCCAGTCATTTTATTAGGCATTCGCGCCGCAGTAAAAGAGGACATCGGAGCCACACCAGCAGAATTAGTTTTCGGAGAGACCATTCGGATTCCCGGACAATTCTTGGACCAAACCAGTAACGAGCAGCCAACGGACGAGTTTGTCCGTCATTTACAGGAAAAAATGAACAAACTCCGTCCACACTTACGACGCCATGGCCACCGCAGCACCTTCGTACACAAGGACCTGGCCACATCGGAGAAAGTTTTCGTCAGACACGATTGCCCGACCAGAGCGTTACAGCAACCATACGACGGACCATTTAACGTTTTAAGCAGAAACGACAAAGTCTACAGACTATTGGTCAACGGCAAGCCAATCAACGTCTCGATCGACCGATTGAAATCGGCTTACACATTGGACAACGATGAGCAGCCGATCGAACCAACACCTGCCGACCAACCAAAGCCCTCCGCAACCAACAAGACGAGGAGCGGCAGAACTTCTAAACCAACCGTGCGTTTCCAGGCTTAA